In Brachyhypopomus gauderio isolate BG-103 chromosome 11, BGAUD_0.2, whole genome shotgun sequence, a single genomic region encodes these proteins:
- the npas4a gene encoding neuronal PAS domain-containing protein 4A isoform X1: MYRSTKGASKARRDQINAEIRNLRDLLPISDADKARLSYLHIMSLACMYTRKSVFFCQDVPAASGAEESARFLSFHELTEVVQAMPGFLMLLTAEGKLLYLSDSVSEHLGHSMVDLVAQGDSVYDIIDPTDHFIMRSNLVPPTSPDTDRLFRCRFNTSKSVRRQSAGNKLVLIRACCLSPPPGPVSPGSYWTSNPVWVCFCAPLEPHPPRPGAATEQPLHLSLESSFLLASFRSQHSRDMRLQEAQDSVSVYLGMNVATLRSRSWYSLLHPEDLTHASTQHCSLLREGGEGRAEMVVRLEAVDHSWVWLYMVLQLETGEHPICSSNYIISESEAWSVRQQLSSEETQMSGVLSTGTSQHETLGLQSPETLSSPDQVFTPGSSGLSGQSFDFSTAVCSAGSTEEQAGSSSMEALPVESGPRSSLSSLEEDTFFQQPPSEPVDRPSTASSPDTVATVSDLDFLTQNILLPPAFQVDPPLPALPLPLPPIPTSQTQQTKEFVCTPPYTPQLGSSFPFGEPLFSFDPTGTTTPPPLASTATVTTTVAASLSPSAPSNPQGSPAPPTTTLSSLLPLTLSAPSTEILFPVEPCSGSLYEKLPPTPDSPGDGDCTVMTLPEVRGPLYVDVPHGPLPYPPEGLLTPEASPGKQSNMSFFNLEQEREKDRTEISLLAQHISTLAEGFYLDPLLSKLFPSPISPQPPSPSLDSEVMETVPLLGEFYPVKSWRGLDLPIFPDDDSLFEESVLESLLQDLSSPSLSPSPSSPSSTSSSPLTPECWRPTLHFDGISVVSAGHFCSVQSAHCNHAAGCGTTMSPGDAGDAADVMSAGEVAMETEAESSPVSTGVPASPLQLTASLVSPAPASSPASPASPGLPCAQSLLEELAALEPMFGAGASIAPGLGQQPELYQLQSHQPQQCFRKGESIRLFLVNFLNILTS, encoded by the exons ATGTACCGTTCAACTAAAGGAGCTTCGAAAGCTCGCAGGGACCAGATAAATGCAGAGATAAGGAACCTGAGGGACTTGTTGCCCATCTCGGACGCGGACAAAGCTCGCCTTTCCTACCTACACATCATGTCCCTTGCTTGCATGTACACGAGAaaatctgtcttcttctgtcAAG ATGTACCAGCAGCTAGCGGCGCTGAGGAAAGCGCGAGATTCCTCTCATTTCACGAGCTCACGGAGGTGGTGCAAGCGATGCCAGGTTTCCTGATGCTGCTGACTGCGGAGGGGAAGCTCCTTTACCTTTCGGACAGCGTCTCTGAGCACCTCGGACACTCAATG GTAGATTTGGTCGCCCAAGGGGACAGTGTGTATGATATAATAGACCCTACAGACCACTTTATCATGAGGAGTAACCTGGTGCCTCCCACTTCACCTGACACAG ATCGATTGTTTCGCTGCCGTTTCAACACTTCCAAGTCGGTGCGGAGGCAGAGTGCTGGCAACAAGCTGGTTCTGATCCGGGCTTGCTGTCTGTCACCACCGCCTGGCCCCGTCTCCCCAGGATCCTACTGGACTTCCAACCCAGTGTGGGTTTGCTTCTGTGCGCCTCTGGAGCCACACCCACCCCGACCCGGCGCTGCCACCGAACAACCTTTGCACCTGTCCCTGGAGAGCAGTTTTCTCCTCGCGTCTTTCCGCTCCCAGCACAGTCGTGACATGAGGCTGCAGGAAGCGCAGGACAG TGTGAGCGTTTACCTCGGCATGAACGTGGCAACTTTACGCTCTCGCTCCTGGTATAGCCTCCTGCATCCAGAGGACCTTACACACGCTTCAACTCAGCACTGCAGCCTGT tgagagagggaggagaaggcaGGGCTGAGATGGTGGTTCGTTTGGAGGCTGTGGATCACTCGTGGGTTTGGCTTTACATGGTCTTGCAGCTGGAGACCGGCGAACATCCCATCTGCAGTTCCAACTACATCATCAG TGAGTCAGAAGCCTGGTCCGTGAGGCAACAGCTAAGCTCTGAAGAGACGCAGATGTCTGGCGTGTTGAGCACAGGCACCTCCCAACATGAGACTCTGGGCTTGCAGAGTCCTGAAACTCTCTCTAGCCCTGATCAAGTGTTCACGCCTGGGAGCAGCGGCCTCTCGGGACAGTCGTTCGACTTCAGCACGGCCGTCTGCAGTGCAGGCTCCACAGAGGAGCAAGCTGGCAGCTCCTCCATGGAAGCCCTCCCAGTGGAGAGTGGTCCACGCTCCAGCCTCTCCTCTTTGGAGGAGGATACCTTCTTCCAGCAGCCACCCAGTGAGCCCGTGGACAGGCCTTCAACTGCTTCTTCGCCCGATACAGTCGCAACTGTATCAGACTTGGacttcctcacccagaacattctactgccccctgctTTCCAGGTAGACCCCCCGCTACCTGCACTGCCCCTTCCATTACCACCCATACCTACTTCCCAGACTCAGCAGACCAAGGAGTTCGTGTGCACCCCTCCATATACACCACAGCTTGGGAGTAGCTTCCCCTTTGGGGAGCCGCTCTTCAGCTTCGACCCCACCGGCACCACCACTCCTCCGCCTCTGGCCTCAACGGCAACAGTCACGACGACGGTAGCcgcctctctttctccatctgctCCGTCAAACCCACAAGGCAGCCCTGCTCCACCTACCACCACGCTGTCCTCTCTGCTGCCTCTTACCCTGTCAGCTCCATCCACAGAGATTCTCTTTCCTGTAGAGCCCTGCAGCGGCTCGCTGTACGAGAAGCTCCCTCCGACTCCAGACAGTCCCGGCGACGGAGACTGCACCGTCATGACTCTGCCAGAGGTTCGTGGGCCGCTCTATGTCGACGTCCCCCACGGGCCGCTCCCCTATCCACCCGAAGGCTTACTCACACCTGAGGCCTCGCCTGGAAAACAGTCCAACATGTCTTTCTTTAAcctagagcaggagagagaaaaagacagaacaGAGATCTCCCTTTTAGCCCAGCACATAAGTACGCTGGCGGAAGGGTTCTACCTGGATCCTCTCCTCTCCAAGCTCTTTCCTTCCCCCATTTCTCCCCAACCTCCTTCTCCTTCCCTGGACTCGGAGGTAATGGAGACGGTCCCACTTCTGGGTGAATTCTACCCGGTTAAATCCTGGAGAGGCCTGGACTTGCCCATCTTCCCAGACGATGACTCTCTGTTTGAAGAGAGTGTCCTAGAGTCCCTCCTCCAGGACCTGTCCTCCCCCTCGCTCTCCCCCagcccttcctctccctccagcacctcctcctccccactaaCTCCCGAGTGCTGGCGTCCAACCCTGCACTTCGACGGCATTTCTGTCGTGAGTGCCGGCCACTTCTGTAGCGTCCAATCGGCGCACTGTAACCACGCGGCCGGGTGCGGAACCACGATGTCGCCGGGCGACGCGGGCGACGCGGCGGACGTCATGTCGGCAGGAGAAGTCGCCATGGAGACGGAGGCGGAGTCATCGCCGGTGTCCACCGGTGTTCCAGCATCTCCGCTGCAGCTGACCGCCTCGCTGGTATCTCCGGCGCCGGCTTCCTCGCCCGCCAGCCCCGCATCGCCCGGTCTGCCTTGCGCCCAGTCCCTCCTCGAGGAGCTGGCCGCCCTGGAACCCATGTTTGGGGCAGGTGCCTCGATCGCCCCCGGCCTGGGGCAACAACCTGAGTTGTATCAACTCCAAAGTCACCAGCCGCAACAGTGCTTCCGCAAAGGTGAGAGCATCCGTTTGTTTTTGGTCAACTTCTTAAACATCTTAACATCTTAA
- the npas4a gene encoding neuronal PAS domain-containing protein 4A isoform X2: protein MYRSTKGASKARRDQINAEIRNLRDLLPISDADKARLSYLHIMSLACMYTRKSVFFCQDVPAASGAEESARFLSFHELTEVVQAMPGFLMLLTAEGKLLYLSDSVSEHLGHSMVDLVAQGDSVYDIIDPTDHFIMRSNLVPPTSPDTDRLFRCRFNTSKSVRRQSAGNKLVLIRACCLSPPPGPVSPGSYWTSNPVWVCFCAPLEPHPPRPGAATEQPLHLSLESSFLLASFRSQHSRDMRLQEAQDSVSVYLGMNVATLRSRSWYSLLHPEDLTHASTQHCSLLREGGEGRAEMVVRLEAVDHSWVWLYMVLQLETGEHPICSSNYIISESEAWSVRQQLSSEETQMSGVLSTGTSQHETLGLQSPETLSSPDQVFTPGSSGLSGQSFDFSTAVCSAGSTEEQAGSSSMEALPVESGPRSSLSSLEEDTFFQQPPSEPVDRPSTASSPDTVATVSDLDFLTQNILLPPAFQVDPPLPALPLPLPPIPTSQTQQTKEFVCTPPYTPQLGSSFPFGEPLFSFDPTGTTTPPPLASTATVTTTVAASLSPSAPSNPQGSPAPPTTTLSSLLPLTLSAPSTEILFPVEPCSGSLYEKLPPTPDSPGDGDCTVMTLPEVRGPLYVDVPHGPLPYPPEGLLTPEASPGKQSNMSFFNLEQEREKDRTEISLLAQHISTLAEGFYLDPLLSKLFPSPISPQPPSPSLDSEVMETVPLLGEFYPVKSWRGLDLPIFPDDDSLFEESVLESLLQDLSSPSLSPSPSSPSSTSSSPLTPECWRPTLHFDGISVVSAGHFCSVQSAHCNHAAGCGTTMSPGDAGDAADVMSAGEVAMETEAESSPVSTGVPASPLQLTASLVSPAPASSPASPASPGLPCAQSLLEELAALEPMFGAGASIAPGLGQQPELYQLQSHQPQQCFRKDGSGSDPPF, encoded by the exons ATGTACCGTTCAACTAAAGGAGCTTCGAAAGCTCGCAGGGACCAGATAAATGCAGAGATAAGGAACCTGAGGGACTTGTTGCCCATCTCGGACGCGGACAAAGCTCGCCTTTCCTACCTACACATCATGTCCCTTGCTTGCATGTACACGAGAaaatctgtcttcttctgtcAAG ATGTACCAGCAGCTAGCGGCGCTGAGGAAAGCGCGAGATTCCTCTCATTTCACGAGCTCACGGAGGTGGTGCAAGCGATGCCAGGTTTCCTGATGCTGCTGACTGCGGAGGGGAAGCTCCTTTACCTTTCGGACAGCGTCTCTGAGCACCTCGGACACTCAATG GTAGATTTGGTCGCCCAAGGGGACAGTGTGTATGATATAATAGACCCTACAGACCACTTTATCATGAGGAGTAACCTGGTGCCTCCCACTTCACCTGACACAG ATCGATTGTTTCGCTGCCGTTTCAACACTTCCAAGTCGGTGCGGAGGCAGAGTGCTGGCAACAAGCTGGTTCTGATCCGGGCTTGCTGTCTGTCACCACCGCCTGGCCCCGTCTCCCCAGGATCCTACTGGACTTCCAACCCAGTGTGGGTTTGCTTCTGTGCGCCTCTGGAGCCACACCCACCCCGACCCGGCGCTGCCACCGAACAACCTTTGCACCTGTCCCTGGAGAGCAGTTTTCTCCTCGCGTCTTTCCGCTCCCAGCACAGTCGTGACATGAGGCTGCAGGAAGCGCAGGACAG TGTGAGCGTTTACCTCGGCATGAACGTGGCAACTTTACGCTCTCGCTCCTGGTATAGCCTCCTGCATCCAGAGGACCTTACACACGCTTCAACTCAGCACTGCAGCCTGT tgagagagggaggagaaggcaGGGCTGAGATGGTGGTTCGTTTGGAGGCTGTGGATCACTCGTGGGTTTGGCTTTACATGGTCTTGCAGCTGGAGACCGGCGAACATCCCATCTGCAGTTCCAACTACATCATCAG TGAGTCAGAAGCCTGGTCCGTGAGGCAACAGCTAAGCTCTGAAGAGACGCAGATGTCTGGCGTGTTGAGCACAGGCACCTCCCAACATGAGACTCTGGGCTTGCAGAGTCCTGAAACTCTCTCTAGCCCTGATCAAGTGTTCACGCCTGGGAGCAGCGGCCTCTCGGGACAGTCGTTCGACTTCAGCACGGCCGTCTGCAGTGCAGGCTCCACAGAGGAGCAAGCTGGCAGCTCCTCCATGGAAGCCCTCCCAGTGGAGAGTGGTCCACGCTCCAGCCTCTCCTCTTTGGAGGAGGATACCTTCTTCCAGCAGCCACCCAGTGAGCCCGTGGACAGGCCTTCAACTGCTTCTTCGCCCGATACAGTCGCAACTGTATCAGACTTGGacttcctcacccagaacattctactgccccctgctTTCCAGGTAGACCCCCCGCTACCTGCACTGCCCCTTCCATTACCACCCATACCTACTTCCCAGACTCAGCAGACCAAGGAGTTCGTGTGCACCCCTCCATATACACCACAGCTTGGGAGTAGCTTCCCCTTTGGGGAGCCGCTCTTCAGCTTCGACCCCACCGGCACCACCACTCCTCCGCCTCTGGCCTCAACGGCAACAGTCACGACGACGGTAGCcgcctctctttctccatctgctCCGTCAAACCCACAAGGCAGCCCTGCTCCACCTACCACCACGCTGTCCTCTCTGCTGCCTCTTACCCTGTCAGCTCCATCCACAGAGATTCTCTTTCCTGTAGAGCCCTGCAGCGGCTCGCTGTACGAGAAGCTCCCTCCGACTCCAGACAGTCCCGGCGACGGAGACTGCACCGTCATGACTCTGCCAGAGGTTCGTGGGCCGCTCTATGTCGACGTCCCCCACGGGCCGCTCCCCTATCCACCCGAAGGCTTACTCACACCTGAGGCCTCGCCTGGAAAACAGTCCAACATGTCTTTCTTTAAcctagagcaggagagagaaaaagacagaacaGAGATCTCCCTTTTAGCCCAGCACATAAGTACGCTGGCGGAAGGGTTCTACCTGGATCCTCTCCTCTCCAAGCTCTTTCCTTCCCCCATTTCTCCCCAACCTCCTTCTCCTTCCCTGGACTCGGAGGTAATGGAGACGGTCCCACTTCTGGGTGAATTCTACCCGGTTAAATCCTGGAGAGGCCTGGACTTGCCCATCTTCCCAGACGATGACTCTCTGTTTGAAGAGAGTGTCCTAGAGTCCCTCCTCCAGGACCTGTCCTCCCCCTCGCTCTCCCCCagcccttcctctccctccagcacctcctcctccccactaaCTCCCGAGTGCTGGCGTCCAACCCTGCACTTCGACGGCATTTCTGTCGTGAGTGCCGGCCACTTCTGTAGCGTCCAATCGGCGCACTGTAACCACGCGGCCGGGTGCGGAACCACGATGTCGCCGGGCGACGCGGGCGACGCGGCGGACGTCATGTCGGCAGGAGAAGTCGCCATGGAGACGGAGGCGGAGTCATCGCCGGTGTCCACCGGTGTTCCAGCATCTCCGCTGCAGCTGACCGCCTCGCTGGTATCTCCGGCGCCGGCTTCCTCGCCCGCCAGCCCCGCATCGCCCGGTCTGCCTTGCGCCCAGTCCCTCCTCGAGGAGCTGGCCGCCCTGGAACCCATGTTTGGGGCAGGTGCCTCGATCGCCCCCGGCCTGGGGCAACAACCTGAGTTGTATCAACTCCAAAGTCACCAGCCGCAACAGTGCTTCCGCAAAG aTGGGAGTGGAAGTGATCCTCCGTTCTAA